The DNA region TAGCGGCGGATTCTTCCAGAGCGGAAAGGTCGACCGTAACTGAGGAAGTCCCTTCGTCTATCTTCAATATACTTGAAGCATCAATGGAAGCTCCGGTGATATCGTCATCCGCAGTTGCGCTAATTTGCCCGTCCACATAGGTCTTTACGGCAAGCTCCGTTGGGAACTTGGTGTTTGTAATATCGGCAAGTGTTACGTCGTCTGATTTGTTTGCGGAATCTTCCTTTAAGGCGATTGCCGCATCTGCGTCGGTCTCATTTTGGTCAACGTCGTTCTGTACAGCAGTAATAGCGCTGTCCGCGTCGGACTCGTTTTGGTCCACATCGGATTGTACCGCGGCAATTGCATTGTCCGCATCGGACTCGTTCTGGTCAACGTCGTTCTGTACAGCTAATATTGCTACGTCAGCGTCGGACTCGTTTTGGTCTACATCGTTCTGTACGGCGGTGATAGCGGCGGATTCTTCCAAAGCGGAAAGGTCCACGGTAACGGAAGAAGTCCCTTCGTCTATTTTCAATATACTAGAAGTATCGATGGAAGCCCCTGTGATATCGTCGTCCGCAGTGGCGGCTATCTGTCCGTCCACATAGGTTTTTACGGCAAGTTCCGTTGGGAACTTGGTGTTTGTAATATCGGCAAGTGTTACATCGTCCGATTTGTTTGCGGAATCTTCTTTAAGTGCGATTGCGGCATCGGCATCAGCTTCGTTTTGGTCCACGTCAGTTTGAACTGCAGCAATAGCGGTGTCCGCGTCGGACTCGTTTTGGTCGACATCGTTTTGTACGGCAAGTATCGCCGCATCTGCATCAGCTTCATTCTGGTCCACGTCGTTCTGCACGGCTAATATCGCTGCGTCTGCGTCTGCTTCATTTTGGTCCACGTCGTTTTGCACTGCGGTGATATCGGCGGATTCTTCTAAAGCGGAAAGGTCCACTGTCACGGAAGAAGTCCCTTCGTCTATTTTCAGGATACTAGAAGCATCAATGGAAGCCCCGGTGATATCGTCATCAGCGGTAGCGGTAATCTGTCCGTCCACATAGGTCTTAACGGCAAGTTCGGTCGGGAACTTGGTATTCGTTGCATCGGCAAGGGTTACATCGTCGGATTTGTTTGCGGAATCTTCTTTGAGTGCAATCGCCGCATCGGCATCGGCCTCGTTCTGGTCTACGTCAGTTTGAATGGCTGCGATTGCATTGTCTGCATCGGCTTCGTTCTGGTCCACGTCACTCTGTACAGCAGTAATAGCGCTGTCCGCGTCGGACTCGTTTTGGTCAACGTCGTTCTGTACAGCTAGTATCGCAGCATCAGCATCGGTCTCGTTTTGGTCTACATCGTTCTGTACGGCGGTGATAGCGGCGGATTCTTCCAGAGCTGAAAGGTCCACGGTTACTGAGGAAGTCCCTTCGTCTATTTTCAGGATACTTGAAGCATCAATGGAAGCCCCGGTGATATCGTCGTCCGCAGTGGCGGCTATCTGTCCGTCCACATAGGTCTTTACGGCAAGCTCGGTCGGGAACTTGGTATTCGTTGCATCGGCAAGTGTTACGTCGTCTGATTTGTTTGCGGAATTTTCTTTGAGTGCGATTGCCGCATCGGCATCGGACTCGTTCTGGTCAACGTCAGTTTGAACGGCTGCGATTGCGTTATCCGAATCGGACTCGTTTTGGTCAACGTCGTTCTGTACAGCTAGAATTGCCGCATCTGCGTCAGTCTCGTTTTGGTCGACATCGTTTTGGACAGCTAGTATCGCTGCATCAGCATCAGCTTCGTTTTGGTCAACGTCAGTTTGAACTGCAGCGATTGCATTGTCTGCATCCGTTTCGTTTTGGTCTACGTCATTCTGTACAGCTAGAATTGCTGAGTCAGCATCGGCTTCGTTTTGGTCCACGTCGTTTTGCACTGCGGTGATATCCGCGGATTCTTCCAGAGCGGAAAGGTCCACTGTCACGGAAGAAGTCCCTTCGTCTATTTTCAGGATACTGGAAGTATCGATGGAAGCCCCTGTGATATCGTCATCAGCGGTAGCGGCTATCTGTCCGTCCACATAGGTCTTTACGGCAAGTTCCGTTGGGAACTTGGTATTCGTTGCATCCGCAAGGGTAACGTCGTCCGATTTGTTTGCGGAGTCTTCTTTGAGTGCGATTGCCGCATCTGCGTCGGACTCATTTTGGTCTACGTCAGTTTGAACTGCAGCAATTGCGTTGTCCGCGTCGGTCTCGTTTTGGTCTACATCGTTTTGTACGGCAAGTATTGCTGTGTCTGCATCAGCTTCATTTTGGTTTACATCAGTTTGAACTGCAGCAATAGCATTGTCTGCATCGGCTTCGTTCTGGTCCACGTCAGATTGAACTGCAGCAATTGCGGCATCCGCGTCGGACTCGTTTTGGTCCACGTCGTTTTGAACTGCGGTGATAGCGGCGGATTCTTCCAGAGCGGAAAGGTCAACCGTAACTGAGGAAGTCCCTTCGTCTATCTTCAATATACTTGAAGCATCAATGGAAGCCCCGGTGATATCGTCATCTGCAGTGGCTGTTATTTGACCGTCCACATAGGTCTTTACGGCAAGTTCGGTCGGGAACTTGGTATTCGTGGCATCGGCAAGTGTTACATCATCGGATTTGTTTGCGGAATCTTCTTTGAGTGCGATTGCCGCATCCGCATCGGCCTCGTTCTGGTCTACGTCAGTTTGAACGGCTGCGATTGCATTGTCTGCATCGGCTTCGTTCTGGTCCACGTCACTCTGTACAGCAGTAATAGCGCTGTCCGCGTCGGACTCATTTTGGTCTACATCGTTTTGTACGGCTGTGATGGCGGCGGATTCTTCCAAAGCGGAAAGGTCCACCGTCACGGAAGAAGTCCCTTCGTCTATTTTCAGGATACTTGATGCGTTTATGGAAGCCCCGGTGATATCGTCATCAGCAGTGGCTGTAATCTGTCCGTCCACATAGGTCTTTACGGCAAGCTCGGTCGGGAACTTGGTATTCGTTGCATCGGCAAGGGTTACATCGTCGGATTTGTTTGCGGAATCTTCTTTGAGTGCAATCGCCGCATCGGCATCGGCCTCGTTCTGGTCTACGTCAGTTTGAACGGCTGCGATTGCATTGTCCGCATCGGCTTCGTTCTGGTCCACGTCAGTTTGAAGTGCAGTAATAGCGTTGTCCGCGTCAGTCTCGTTTTGGTCCACATCGTTTTGAACTGCGGTGATATCCGCGGATTCTTCCAGAGCGGAAAGGTCCACTGTTACGGAAGAAGTCCCTTCGTCTATTTTCAGGATACTGGAAGTATCTATGGAGGCACCGGTGATATCGTCATCGGCGGTGGCGGCTATCTGTCCGTCCACATAGGTCTTTACGGCAAGTTCCGTCGGGAACTTGGTATTCGTAGCATCTGCAAGGGTTATATCGTCTGATTTGTTTGCGGAGTCTTCTTTGAGTGCGATCGCTGCATCAGCATCTGCTTCGTTTTGGTTTACATCAGTTTGAACTGCAGCAATAGCGTTGTCTGCATCGGCTTCGTTCTGGTCCACGTCAGATTGAACTGCAGCAATTGCGGCATCCGCGTCGGACTCGTTTTGGTCCACGTCGTTTTGCACTGCGGTGATATCGGCGGATTCTTCCAGAGCGGAAAGGTCGACCGTTACGGAAGAAGTCCCTTCGTCTATCTTCAATATACTGGAGGTATCTATGGAGGCCCCGGTGATATCGTCATCGGCGGTAGCGGCGATTTGTCCGTCCACATAGGTCTTTACGGCCAGTTCCGTTGGGAACTTGGTATTTGTGGCATCGGCAAGGGTTACATCATCGGATTTATTTGCAGAATCTTCTTTAAGTGCGATTGCCGCATCTGCATCTGCTTCATTTTGGTCCACGTCGTTTTGAACGGAAAGTATTGCTGCATCAGCGTCAGCTTCGTTCTGGTCAACATCAGATTGAACTGATGTGATTGCGTTGTCGGCATCTGTCTCGTTTTGGTCTACATCATTTTGGACAGCTAGTAGCGCAGCATCTGCATCAGTCTCGTTTTGGTCGACGTCGGATTGTACCGCTGCGATTGCATTGTCCGCATCGGATTCGTTCTGGTCAACGTCATTCTGCACGGCCAATATCGCTGCGTCAGCGTCAGCCTCATTTTGGTCAACCTCAGTTTGAACTGCAGCAACTGCATTGTCCGCATCGGTCTCGTTCTGGTCAACGTCGTTTTGTACGGCTAGAATTGCCGCATCTGCGTCAGTCTCGTTTTGGTCTACATCATTCTGTACGGCCAATATCGCAGCATCGGAATCAGCCTCGTTCTGGTCTACATCATCCTGTACGGCGGTAATATCTGCGGATTCTTCCAAAGCGGAAAGGTCGGCATGGGTGCTATTTCCATTTTCGATCTCAATTAATAGAGAGGAAGTGGTTTCATCTAAAATGGCACTTTCAAGGTTTTGATCGTCGGTACCTATAAAGTTTAACGGTCCGTTACCATTATTAAAGGTAAAACTACCGTCTAGATTATCCGTTAAATTGGCTTTTGAAAACGTAACTGGCGTTCCGGCTTCGTTGGTGTAGGTTACAGTGCCGTCATTATTATCCAACAAAGCGGTGACCGTTTCTCCTGCTGCAACATTAACACATAGACTAGACCATGCATTATTTTTGTACTGAAAAAGACAGTTTTCGTCCGTATTGAAAACCAGAGCACCGTTCAAAGGTGTAATTGTGCTCATTTGGGCATTGGTTACCCGAGTGACGACCAATACGCGCGAGGCACTTTCCAACTCCATAAGGGAGGCGGCATCAATTTGGTTGATATTATCTCCAATCTTGACTTGTGAGTAGGCTAGTTGCGCTAAAAAGAGGAGAACGATTAGGGGAACGTTTTTCATCTTTGCTTTAAGATTTATTTAACATTTCAATTTAAAAAATAAAATGCTGAGCGGTTAAGGTTATATTTTAATTATTCGGTTCTAAATTAATTATGATCAAACCCGTTGGTAGGTTGAAAAAGGAACTTCTCAAATGGAGATAGCGCCTAAATTCTAATGGTAATAGCGGTCTTAATCATTTCATCATAAAAAAGAATGCACTACGGAATCTGGCTTGTATTTGGTTAGACCAATTCATGGGGCCATCTTCTTTTATAGGCAGGGGAATTTCAATTTTAATGTAAACTTAGGTGCTGATCGATGAACTGCACAGAATTTGTTGTGAAGCCAAGGGAAAGTGTAGTGTAGCAAGAAGAATAAGTTGTAGGTATCTTCTGTCGGGATAATAGCACAGGGTAGAACATCGATGAACGGTAAAAAAAGAGACCGTTTTAGGTCTCTTTTTGTAATTAATCGTTCGCCAAATATAAAAATCCTTGAAATTCAAGGTCTAAATCTTCTAGTGTAACAATGTAAAAATATACACCGGACGGAAGTCCGTCCCCTCTTGTTACAACAAAGTTATTTTGTGTTGAAAGTCCGTTGAACTCATTGGTGTAATTCGCTTTTTCGAATACTTTGAGTCCCTCACGGTTATAGATCTGCATGAAGTTATTTGGTGAAAGTGCCAATTCCGGAATTTCCAAGAAATCATTGATGCCGTCTCCGTTAGGAGAAACAAAATAATTTTCCAGCTCCAGATAATCCCTAGGCTCGCCCAATGCCGCAAAAGTGAGTACTTCATATTCATCTGGAACAAAGGAAGCAGAAGCAACCACCCCTTCATTCAGGTTGCCGGCAGGGGCAGGGCCACCAAGACTCTCCCATCGGTTAGAGGATTTGCTATAACCTACAATGACAATTTCATTAACATCATTGGTCAAAAGGCCCATATTACTACGTTCGTTCCACGAGAGTTGAATTGCAGAAGGCACGGATCCTTCTAAATGCCAAAACTCAATATTGCTAATATCCCCAATTTCTACTTCTTTATTATTGGTGTTGAATGCACCCGGAAGTATACTTGGACTATTTGGGTCTTCTATGTAGTAGGCACATCTGGCTACGGTATTTACACCTTCCGTGTTTAATATTAAGGGGCGTAAATACTGAAAATCACCTACCGGGAAAATAAAGTTCTGCTGATTGTTTACGCTTACATACCCATCTACCTTACTAATATTGCTCTGACCGTTAGGAAAGGCATCTGCCAGAAAGTTAAGGGTTATAGAAGATTGTACGCGATCGGTAATGATATCTCCTGTTATAAAGTTGGCGTTGTTCAATACGTTTAATGAGTTCTGTAAAACAGTACCTCCACCCGTTACGAACTCCACATCATACAAGGTTGCGGGCAAGCTTCCGCTAACGGTACGGAGATTGTCCCCGTAAAAACCGACCAAACCCAGATTCTCATCAAAACTACCGTCATTGACCAAATTGGTGTGGAGACCCATTACACCGCCATCGTGAATGCGGAGGTTACCGGTGTTGTACAATGCCTCTTGTGCTTGTACGCCCGTTGCCAAAATAAGAGCCGCTATGTAAAGATGTTTCTTCATGTTCAATGCAGATTGCGCTTTAGTGGCCTGTTTTTATTGGTTAAGAAGGGCTTTAATTTCTTCTATATCATTTTTCATGGACTTTAATTCATTGGCCATGGCTTCTTTTTCCGCTTTTAGTTTTTTGATCTCCTTTTCCTGTTCTATGGTGTGAAGGAAAAGTTCTTCTATTTTTTCTAGGTTTTTTTGAGTTGATTCTGTTAAACTCCAATATCCCTGTTTCTTTATTGTCAATGCAGACTTAACATTTGGAAGATGATGATTCTGTTTAATAAATGCTTCTACCTGATCCAAAGTTTGAAATTCATAGTTTTGGTTCAAACTAGAATTACCTATAAAGTATTTTTGAAAAACGTAATCAGGTGTTGTATCTACAAAATCACCATTAGTTGTAATATCTCCCGTAGCTAAAATAGTGCCACCGGTAGTAATATTTTGAGCACCAAAATTTGGAATAATTTTATTGCCATCAATACTACCAGCTAAGTCTTCATCTAAAATTGTTCCGTTAAGTATTTCCGCAGTAGTAACTGCATCCGGCTTTAATTCAGATGTACCTACTACATCAGCTTGAATTTCTCCTGATCCTATTGCATTAAGACCAATATCACCTTGTGTTATTGAATTAGCCGCAATATTTCCTGATGCTCCACCAGAAATAGCACCGACTGCGATTTTATCAGCAGTTACCCCACCGGCTGCTATTTCAAGAGTGACATCCCCGAGCAAAGCGTCTGTGTCACCACTAACGGTTATCGATGTAGAGGTGATATCCCCGTTTCCGGTAATGGTTGAAGGGTCGATTTGCAGGGCACCGTTTGCATCCTGTGTAATGCCTGTTCCGGTCACATCGGCATTAAGCATTGCGGCAGTAACTCCATCGGTTGCAATTTCAAGAGTGACATCCCCGAGCAAAGCATCTGTGTCGCCACCAACGGTTATTGATGTTGAGGTGATATCCCCGTTTCCAGTAATGGTCGAAGGGTCGATTTGCAGGGCACCTGTTGCATCCTGTGTAATGCCTGTTCCGGCAACATCGGCATTAAGCATTGCGGCAGTAACTCCATCTGTTGCTATTTCAAGTGTGACATCCCCGAGCAAAGCGTCTGTGTCGCCACCAACGGTTATTGATGTTGAGGTGATATCTCCGTTTCCAGTAATGGTCGTAGGGTCGATTTGCAGGGCACCTGTTGCATCTTGTATAATGCCTGTTCCGGCAACATCTGCATTAATCATTGCAGCTGTGACTCCGTCTGTTGCTATTTCAAGTGTGACATCCCCGAGCAAAGCGTCTGTGTCACCACTAACGGTTATCGATGTAGAGGTGATATCTCCATTTCCGGTAATGGTCGCAGGGTCGATTTGCAGTGCACCAGTTGCATCTTGTGTAATGCCTGTTCCGGCCACATCTGCATTTAACTTTGCAGCTGTTATTCCGGCATCTTTAACTTGTAAAGCATCCGATATTATTTCAATCGTAGTATCATCAACACCAATATTATAACCCTTACCATCAGCCTGGACTACCAAAGCGTCATCTGTATCAGTATCAGTAATGGAAAGTTCACCTGCATCTTCCCAAGAAACGGCTCCAGTTCCATTAGAAGTCAATACCTGATTGGCATCTCCACGATCTCCTGCAATTTCAATACCGTTGTAAAGGACGATGTCTTTGTTGCTACGAATGCTAAAGCTTTTGTCCGTAAGAGTTGGATTTGTTGCAGTAGTAATGGTGTTTTGTAAAAAATGAAAATCCCCAACGCCCCATGCACCCGTTCGTTCATAGGATAAAGCTCCTTTGCCGTGTGCATTATCCAAATCAACAGAAAATAGTAAACCTACCGAAGAATTGTTAGTGTTTTGATTTGTTCTATTTTGGATTTCTAAAGGGTAAGAAAGTTTGCCATTAAGTTGTTCCGCTACATGTACTTTCACTCTGGTGCTCATTACACCTCCATCTAAACCGATTCCAAGTGCTCCAAAATTACCTCCATTTTCTTCTCTAGCATTTGGATCCCAAAATAACTCATTTCCGGCATCGGTTGGAGAACCATCTACATCATCTCCAAAAAATATGGCGTTCTCAGCACCAAAATGGCTTGAGCCGTTTGAAACAATCCAAGAAGTTGTAGCGGTATCCCATTTTAATATTTGGCCGTCTGCTGTAGCTCCCATGTCACTCAGATCCGTAAGACCAATAGTGGCGTCTAGTATCATGTCTGTGTCAATGGCATCATCTTCAATAGTGAGAATACCCGCATTATCAATAGTGGCATCACCGCTAATCGTTTGAGCAACCGGAGCGCCCGTAGCATTACCTATTAGGATTTTGCCATTGGCTAAGCTACCCCCAGCAGCTACTACATCATCTACGTATTTTTTTGTGGCTGCATCTTGATCTAAAGTTGGAACACCAAGATTTATGATTTTTGATCCATCGGCATTATTATCTTCAGATAAAACCTCTCCAAGATCCGGAGTGGTTCCTGTTCCTCCACCATCTAAATCGTCTAAATCAATGACTCCATTAAAACCGCCACCAGTACCAGTAAATGTTAGCTTATTGTCAGCTGTTGTAAATACTACATTTGAGATAACACCATCTGCTGTGCCGCCTCCTCCTGCCAAAGAACTTAAGTCTACGGTGGTGTTGTTTCCTGCTTCTGTTATAACCAATTGGTTAGAGGCATTTAAAACAGCACCTGTAATCAATTCGTTGGTTATGCTGCCATCAACTTCATCGTCCGCATTAATAACATATGGGGTAGCGGCCGTACCGTTCCCGGTAATGGTTATATTGTCGCCTTCATCTATATTGGTATCCGATCCATCTGCTGTAGGGATAGTAACAAAACCTGGACGGCCAGATATTGAAAGTTGATCTCCTGTTAGAGTTAAGTCTTGTAGTTCATTAATATTACTTGTGTCACCATCGGCCGCTATGGCAGCTGTATTTACTGCAATATTATCCTCTAAAGTGGTTGCGTCAAAAAAGGCTCCGCTATCGCTTCCTACTAAAATATCATTATCTGCATCGCCACTTACAACGTTGGCACCGGTAATAAAACCGGCATCGTTATTAAAAAAACTTAAAGGAAGACTATCACGGTCAATGGCATACGGGCCAACCGCGTTTTGTGCAATTCTAGCTTTATCCACAGCATTTGGCGCTAATTTTCCCCGGCCAATAGATCCGTTTTGTATATCTACCCCGTTAATACCACCGTTCAAAATTTGGTCACTGGTAATACTATTAGGGGCTATCTCAAAATTGTTGCCGCCTTCGGTTGGCGTAATAACAATAGTACTTTGGGAATTTACAATGGGTGTTGCCGTATGGGCACCACCATCTGCACCTTCGCACATGCTGATCCATGCCGCGCCATCATAATAATACACACAATCTGCAGTAGTATTGTAGACCAAGGCTCCACGGTTGGGAGCTATGGTAGTCATTTGCAAAGAATCTACTCTTGTAATGACCAAAACCTTATCTGAACTTTCTAGTTCTAGAATAGAGGCGGGATCAATGGTCTGGGGGTTATCACCTATTTTTACTTGTGCTTGAGCAAAACTGATGAGGAAAAAACCGATAAAAAATAACGGAATCGAGATGCGCTTTTGCATACTATTGCGATTTAAGGTATTAGGGTCAACAAAAATAAAATTATCTTAGTATTAATCTAATTTAACAAGACAAACTACAGCTTAGTCTAGCTAAAAGGATTACGGGCCTTAGTAATGAGGTAGTTATGTCATTGATTTTAGTTCTATTACGAATTAACAAAAGTTTAGCCACCATGTTTTTTTTAAGACCAAAAGTTGTATTTTCTTTATCCACTTAATTTAACAGAGCTATAGCTCTATATGGTACGAAAGTACTGCTTATAAAGTTGCCTTAAAATTTAGTATAAAAAAACCGTGTCTTTTTTCAAGACTACCTATAAAACAACCAGATGAAGATTATCCCTACTGTACTATGTATACTTTTTACTTTCTTATCCGTAACAGCCCAAGATGATGATCGCTCATTGTTGCGTGGTACGGTGTTGTACCGAAATATAAGTGTGCCTAACGAGAATGTTATAAATATTACTACGGAAAGTGCGGTAATATCTAATGAAAAGGGGCAGTTTGCAATTATGGCCAAAGTAGGTGATGAATTGGCATTTACAGCGGTTAACTACCAATTGGAAGTAGTGAAAATTACAGAAGACATTATAAAAAACGGTCGTTTAGTGGTTGAAGTAAACGAAAAAGTTACGGAATTAGATGAGGTTGTGGTAAGTCCGGAAAACGAAGCAAAGTTTATACAATTGCAGAACGAGGAGTTTAAAAAAGTGGAATATGATATTGATCGTTCTTCGGAAGTAGAAAATATAGCTTTGAGTCAATCCGATAGAGGAATGAAAGACGGACTTAACTTTGTGAATATTTTTAAGGCATTGGCAAAAACGGCAAAATCCGAAGATGCGGACGAGCGACCACGTATGAAAATGAGCCAGGTGCTAAGACAGGTATATGATGATGAATTTTTTGTAGTTGACCTTAACCTTTCTCAGGCTTCAATAGATGATTTTTTACAATATATAGATACCCATGAACCTGAATATGCGTTGCTTTTAAAGAAAAACGAATTTGAGTTGATTGATTTTCTTGTAAACAAAAGCAAAGCGTACCGAGAACAAATGAATGAAGAGAAATAAACTTCTTTATCTATTTTTTTTCCTACCTCTGGCATCATTGTGTGCCCAGAATTTTTTATCGACAGAAATTGAAGGTCGAGTTTATAGTGAAGATGGAGATGTTGCCGCCACCCATGTGTTGAATACCACTACAAAAAAGGCGACGATTACAGATATTGAAGGGTTTTTTAATATTAGCGCAAATCTGAATGACACTTTGGTGTTTTCCGCCGTACAGTACAAGCGTAAGGAAATTGTGGTTACGCAAAGCCTGCTAGAAAGTAAACTTTTGATGGTCCCTTTGGAGGAATCGCTTACGGAGTTAGAAGAGGTGGTGGTTATGCCTTATAGTCTTTCCGGGAATATAGCCAGTGATCTAAGAAATTTAAAAACGGAGCCAGTTGTTACCGCTTCCACAATGGGGCTTCCCAATGCATATGTAAAGCCTATAAGTAAAGCCGAACGCGAATTTCAGGCTGCAACGGCAAACCCGTATATGAGCTTTGATCCTTTGATCAATATGATTACAGGACGAAAAAAAATGTTGAAAGCTCGCGTAAAACGGAATAATACGTATGCTAGAACGGAGCGGGTCCGTGAGTTCTATCCGGATTCTCTTTTTACATCTGAATTAAAAATTCCCTTGGATAAAATAGATGAGTTTATGTATTTCTGTGAGGTAGATGCTACTTTTCAGGAGGTTGTAGATACCCATGACCATTTAAAAATTTGGGCGTTCATGGAGCGGAAAAGTGCGGTCTACAGAAAAAACAACACCTTAGATTGATACCTTTTTGGCATAACATTTGCCTATTTTTGCAGTAGAAAATGAGATTATGAAGTCTTTAAAAAAGTTCTTGGTAGTATTGGTACTTCCTTTATTGGCATTCTCCGCCGCACACAAGTTTTACGTTAGCGTAACGAACGTTAACTATTCGGAAAAGGACATGGCATTGCAGATTACCTCCCGTGTTTTTATAGATGATTTGGATAAATTGTTGTTAGAGCGTTATGATATAAAAGCGAAGTTGAATACAGACAATGAATCCCGTTTGGCAGATGAGTACTTGGAGAAATATCTGAGATCAAAATTTGTGGTGGAAGTAAACGGAAGCACTGCTCCATATACATATATAGGTAGAAAATATGATGCGGATGTGCTTATTTTTTATGTTGAAGTACCAAATATTGAGTTGTCTTCCCTGAAATCTATCCAAATAGAGAACGAAATCCTTACAGACCTTTTTGAGGATCAGCAAAATGTAGTGCACTTAAAATTAGGAAATGATAAAAAGAGCTTCGTTTTGGTAAAATCGCGTACTAAAGGAATGTTAAAATTATAACATTTAGGTAACTATTCCTTAAAATATTATAATTTTCACGGATTAAAACCACACAGATATATGAACAAATTTAAGTACTGTCTTGCTTCGTTACTTTTTGTATTTGCCAATATTTCAATGGCACAACAAGGTATTAATGCGGACAAGGAACCAGGCCACTACAATCAAAGCAAATTCAAACAGTTGTATGAAGAGTTTGCAACTCCC from Zobellia alginiliquefaciens includes:
- a CDS encoding gliding motility-associated C-terminal domain-containing protein, which encodes MKKHLYIAALILATGVQAQEALYNTGNLRIHDGGVMGLHTNLVNDGSFDENLGLVGFYGDNLRTVSGSLPATLYDVEFVTGGGTVLQNSLNVLNNANFITGDIITDRVQSSITLNFLADAFPNGQSNISKVDGYVSVNNQQNFIFPVGDFQYLRPLILNTEGVNTVARCAYYIEDPNSPSILPGAFNTNNKEVEIGDISNIEFWHLEGSVPSAIQLSWNERSNMGLLTNDVNEIVIVGYSKSSNRWESLGGPAPAGNLNEGVVASASFVPDEYEVLTFAALGEPRDYLELENYFVSPNGDGINDFLEIPELALSPNNFMQIYNREGLKVFEKANYTNEFNGLSTQNNFVVTRGDGLPSGVYFYIVTLEDLDLEFQGFLYLAND
- a CDS encoding DUF6702 family protein, whose product is MKSLKKFLVVLVLPLLAFSAAHKFYVSVTNVNYSEKDMALQITSRVFIDDLDKLLLERYDIKAKLNTDNESRLADEYLEKYLRSKFVVEVNGSTAPYTYIGRKYDADVLIFYVEVPNIELSSLKSIQIENEILTDLFEDQQNVVHLKLGNDKKSFVLVKSRTKGMLKL
- a CDS encoding beta strand repeat-containing protein, producing MQKRISIPLFFIGFFLISFAQAQVKIGDNPQTIDPASILELESSDKVLVITRVDSLQMTTIAPNRGALVYNTTADCVYYYDGAAWISMCEGADGGAHTATPIVNSQSTIVITPTEGGNNFEIAPNSITSDQILNGGINGVDIQNGSIGRGKLAPNAVDKARIAQNAVGPYAIDRDSLPLSFFNNDAGFITGANVVSGDADNDILVGSDSGAFFDATTLEDNIAVNTAAIAADGDTSNINELQDLTLTGDQLSISGRPGFVTIPTADGSDTNIDEGDNITITGNGTAATPYVINADDEVDGSITNELITGAVLNASNQLVITEAGNNTTVDLSSLAGGGGTADGVISNVVFTTADNKLTFTGTGGGFNGVIDLDDLDGGGTGTTPDLGEVLSEDNNADGSKIINLGVPTLDQDAATKKYVDDVVAAGGSLANGKILIGNATGAPVAQTISGDATIDNAGILTIEDDAIDTDMILDATIGLTDLSDMGATADGQILKWDTATTSWIVSNGSSHFGAENAIFFGDDVDGSPTDAGNELFWDPNAREENGGNFGALGIGLDGGVMSTRVKVHVAEQLNGKLSYPLEIQNRTNQNTNNSSVGLLFSVDLDNAHGKGALSYERTGAWGVGDFHFLQNTITTATNPTLTDKSFSIRSNKDIVLYNGIEIAGDRGDANQVLTSNGTGAVSWEDAGELSITDTDTDDALVVQADGKGYNIGVDDTTIEIISDALQVKDAGITAAKLNADVAGTGITQDATGALQIDPATITGNGDITSTSITVSGDTDALLGDVTLEIATDGVTAAMINADVAGTGIIQDATGALQIDPTTITGNGDITSTSITVGGDTDALLGDVTLEIATDGVTAAMLNADVAGTGITQDATGALQIDPSTITGNGDITSTSITVGGDTDALLGDVTLEIATDGVTAAMLNADVTGTGITQDANGALQIDPSTITGNGDITSTSITVSGDTDALLGDVTLEIAAGGVTADKIAVGAISGGASGNIAANSITQGDIGLNAIGSGEIQADVVGTSELKPDAVTTAEILNGTILDEDLAGSIDGNKIIPNFGAQNITTGGTILATGDITTNGDFVDTTPDYVFQKYFIGNSSLNQNYEFQTLDQVEAFIKQNHHLPNVKSALTIKKQGYWSLTESTQKNLEKIEELFLHTIEQEKEIKKLKAEKEAMANELKSMKNDIEEIKALLNQ
- a CDS encoding carboxypeptidase-like regulatory domain-containing protein encodes the protein MKRNKLLYLFFFLPLASLCAQNFLSTEIEGRVYSEDGDVAATHVLNTTTKKATITDIEGFFNISANLNDTLVFSAVQYKRKEIVVTQSLLESKLLMVPLEESLTELEEVVVMPYSLSGNIASDLRNLKTEPVVTASTMGLPNAYVKPISKAEREFQAATANPYMSFDPLINMITGRKKMLKARVKRNNTYARTERVREFYPDSLFTSELKIPLDKIDEFMYFCEVDATFQEVVDTHDHLKIWAFMERKSAVYRKNNTLD